tatggcctaatcgacaatgccacagataggtgagatctgaatcatcctttttggcctttttggtatttatgttataaacttgtttgtcgttatctaataaataaagtccattgactaatctagcagatccataaaacatctctttaaaataaaacgaacaactattgtctattattaaaaaggaaaatcccttagcatctaagcaagaaacagaaatgatgtttttagtaagacttggaacatggaaacattattccagttccaaaactagcccagagggcaacgacaaataataagtttctacagctaatgcagcaatccgtgctccatttcccactctgtaggtcgacttcacccttgcttaactttctacttcttcttagtccctgtttcttgcagtagaagcattcggattcagaagtgggttgactagCCTTCCTCTTTttagacttggcgccagtttgcttagttgggctggccttgtttccacctttcttagcattcctcttctttccagatttcttgaacttgcccccacgcaccataagcacatcttgcttatcacttttgagcgtcttttcagcggtcttcagcataccgtgaagctcagtgagcgttttgtccagactattcatactgtagttcagtttgaactgatcatacacgttatgaagagaatggaggatggtgtctacagccatttcttgagagaattactgatccagccgactcatattctcaatgagtccaatcattttgagaacatgtggacttacgggctcgcctttcttaagcttggtctcaagaatttgcctatgagtctcgaatctttcgacccgagccagatcttggaacatgttctttaactcactgatgatcgtgaaagcatttgagttgatgaacgttttatgtagatctgcactcgtggttgcaagcattagacatttcacatccttgttggcatcaatccaacgattgagggctgcctgagtgaccccttcgcctgcggcttcgggcatcgcctcttccaggacatactccttttcttcctgcataagaactatttgcaagttccttttccagtcaaggaagtttttcccgctcaacttctccttttcgagaattgatcgaatgttgaatgaattgttgtttgccataattaaaactacaattgaaaaagaataaacaaataaataatcattcacagtttctcttaataaacttaaattctagcatacatgcataattcaatgttcattaagcattttattcaagttatgtgttccggcaggtgtgaataaaatgattccaagatcctaaaaaccattgaagaattaagcacattatgtatttagactcaattctaaaatcttttaggtaagcaaaagccttttgctaatagtctagaaactactcttggttgataggtacgtctaagaacttattaggtaaacctatcgattttgccacgacataaaaggactccttacttatatcgttgagtttcaccaaaactaacatgtactcacaattatttgtgtaccttacccctttagtatcgataagtaacacctcgatatggtggaaaactattactaagatcgatgaaaaaaggatatccaagtaagtgttattttggcatggcacctttaactcaatttttaagtttggaacttaaggctcttactatgttggttagattttaagtgaactaaaatccttaatcatgcaacataatcaagcttcgatctcatgcatatttaagacatatttaaaagcaataaataacttaaaacatgcataagataaatgtgatctagtatggcccgacttcatcttgaagcttcaacttcaaagtccgtcttgaaaatctccgtgggaggcgccattttcttcaaataggataagctataattaaactaattacaactatttgatggtacgcagaccatatttgaattgaaaaacaaatttggtactttagaccaattacattcaaattaatggtacgcagaccatattttctatcctatttgggccatactagtcacttcataacctgcaaaacagtacatatacaatatataccattcacccattcattatcatgaatggcccacatagctggttagtaaaacacgttatgcatcacataaatatttgtagcaattaatcaagggcaccaataatctaccaattattcagtccttattaattctaatcaagttgtttaaccttaaaggatttgtagacctaatcaagagtttatgactaaaatttctcccacttaaaccaataaattcatatgctttactaattttaaacataaaaatgtatttctagtctaaccggaaacatacaaatttaactaaaatttaaagctcatataaatttataattgaatccacttatttaatttatttttcagttggatttaaattaaatcaaggtttttaattttagtaaaataattagaataaattaaaatttataataattataatattcaaaattaaaatccaagaaaacaatttaaatttttaattttaaaattaattaaaattacatgaaccgaaaatatcaaattaaaatttaaaacgcgacaatcgtaacacgacgagcacttgggcttgcgcccaagccccgtcgagtgcacgaccaatcgttggcccatggcacatcgcagcagcagccacgcgcaaacgcagcaagccaagccacgcttgcgcgcatcCTTcttgcccgcatgcatcgcagtAGCTACGGAAAgagcgctcgctcgctcgcgcgcaagcAAGCTCTCGAGGCATcgcgtgttggtgcgcggagcagcgatcgttgtgcgacccagctctcgccctcgcgcgcgcgcctctccaTGTGCCACgccatcgcccttcgcccattgcccatagcacacagcacacacgcacaggctcccttgcctcgtgcgcgcgccatgcgctaggttgctcgctgcattcgtaccgcacgggcgacgagctcccttgctcgtcgtcgcgtgcccgcactatacaacaccccttaagggtaacacgtagcgtccattgctttgtgcgtgcaacattcatgagcgttttcataaaaatttaaaattgttaattcaaaattaatgacaaattaataaaacatattaatttcataattttagggcgaaaaatcgaaaatttattaatcaattaatttccgattaacatggattcaaatctaggtcataaaaattaaaaatttaacataaattaataatttttatggtggattttaatcattggtacctaattaaattattaattaatcatgaaaatcaaatcaattctaaattattcgaatttcaacaaattaaaaattaggttgtataattaacaagtctaggcattcataattgttaaacatatactgtaggtcaatcaaaaactcaagatttatcaacaagaatcgccaatacttaatttaacatcttaaatttacaaacttttgcgttcgaaaaactaaaacctccgaaaagtcatagttaggcttcgaatttgggaattctgggttcggccgaaaaatattgtttttgtcaaaattttagaatgccttttacatgcggaattgacacaaaaatcactcgatttggatgagtaacgaagaaactgccgaaaaactgcgtacatataattaaataaacgcaatttgcaattaattacgaaaattaatcaaccttttaattcttttcaaatttgtaaaatttaaccatgttcatgcaatttagattatgaaaataataagaggctcgtgataccactgttaggttatgatacatatgaataaacataaatcatgcggaaaaaccataaagccaagaaacatattatttacacataatcatatagcataatttagatgcatacactttgtagcgtgccctccctagctgcgcccgaaccgaacaagaacaagtctttaggactccaagtgtcgtccctccgtagatagtccacagcacgtccggatccgccttaagattgaccaactagaatcgcccttaaggtactataattttcggcaattatgggcaagaatgtgactgaattttttctctcaaaaatcactttgaatacttgaaaactcattagaaattgtgaacccaggccacatatttataggggtatggaaagagaattggaatcctactaggatacgaattaattaaattagaatcctagtagaactcttatttaattaatttatcttttaggattaggaatttaatcattaaacgaatcctatacgctttaggtttcgtatgtgaacacaaacacaaacgcacgcacagcagcccacaaggggcgcctatgcgcgcgcgcgcacagcccgagcaacgcaacccaattgccacggagcccacgactgccgcagccttgggcgcgcgttgggcctgccttgcggtgggctggcgtgttgtggcacgtgtttcccttgctggacatgggcctggcttcgtgctgggccttcgtctagcaagctcgtccgatgctaattcgtacgacgcgctttcgattaatttcccgattccggaattcatttccgatacgaacaatatttaacatttccgattccggaattaatttccgtttcgaacaaatatttaatatttccgtttccggaattattttccgattccgataatatttccgattcagacaatattttcgtttccggcaatatttccgatacgtaccatatttccgtttccggcaatatcatcgtttccggagtattcatttcttgcctttgacgatctcaactcccactggaaccaagatctgtcgattccgaatatccatagatggagtatttaatgccattaaatacttgatccgtttacgtactatttgtgtgaccctacgggttcagtcaagagtaagctgtggattaatagaattaattccacttgaactgaagcggcctctaactaggcattcagctcacttgatctcactgaattattaacttgttaattaatactgaaccgcatttattagacttaatattatatgcatacttggaccaaaggcactatttccttcatagGCGTCATGCAATTGAGACTTTTAAGTCCCCTATGTGGCAAGTTCCTAATATTTCAATGTCAGACTAGTTTTCTTGGTCCTTGTATTTCTTGGGGGTACTAAATTTATTATGCGTTTACATCCATGATTTTTTGGGTGCCCATCTTATTGACGAGTCTTGGTATGTATTTTATTTGAGTATTCTCATTTTAATGGTAATTCTTCTTTTAACATGTTTGTGTATGGTGAAATTAGTTTTTTGGCTATGCACGTTGGGATTAAAGTGTCTCTTGCTTGATTGTTCTATTTTCTTCTAATTCTTTTGTTAGTAGTGCGTGAACAAGTTGAATTTAGAAGAGACTTGAAGTTAGAGTTTTCAAAGCATGAGAATTGCCCGTTATGCTAAAAGATGTTTTTATGTATGCCTTGAATTTGTTTTGGGTTTTTGATTCCTATGAGTAAGATCTTAATTCCATGATTTGTCAATGGAGACTTTTTGTCGTTAACCTTTGAGAGGGAAATATTGGGAGTAAGTTAAGCTTACTTAAGAGTTTCGCAACCTACCTAAGGGATGTGAATATCTATATGTTTTCTTGAAAGGGTTTGATGACTATTCACCGGATGGTTATTAGGAGTTTCAAGGCTATACTTGATTTTTGGGAGAACCTAATCAAAGTAAGGGATTGAGATTTTATTATTCTTATTACTTTGGGAACAAGTTTTATTTCACTTAGATTCTTGAGCTGTTTGACCTTCATTCCTATAATGCATGCTCTTTTGTCAAAGGTATGTAAAGTGATTGTTCTAAGTGGTAAAACCATGAGTTGTGAGTTCCCATGCTTGAGGATAAGAATTATGTGTTTGTGGAATTCATTTATTGTGTCGAGTTTATTACCTTTTTAATGGTACATGTACCTTATCAATATCTTGATGCATATTGATTGTGTAGAATTTGAATTCTCATAGTTGTTTAGAGTAATGACTTGTGTGGAGAATTTCAATTATTAGTTTTCTAAGGTGATAATATGTTTAGTTAATTTACTCTATATGTGGGTGATGTGATCAAGTTATAGTTTTACATCACGTGTTGAATGTTGAGTTTCAAACCTTCATTGCATTCCATATCTTCTCCCTTGACAGTTGAGAgtgttatttaattaaatggttttgggtaatatatgaaaacaaatgtttgattttcatagtaagccattttcttaatttttgagAAGTTATGTGAAATATAAAATCATTTCATTTGTGGGTGTGTGGAATGTACTATTTAGCATCAACCTTTAAAAGGACCTAAAACGTGATTTAGGTTGTGTACGCTAATATGTTATCCACTATGATAATGATATGTATTGTTGGTATTTTGACATAACAATTATTTGTGAATTTCCTGTGAAATAATTgagttgttttattttcacaaaTTTTGTAGTGAACGTGTGTTTACTTCATCTTTTCAAAGTTCCATGGATAAGGTATAGTGGTCTTCATTTGGAATGTTTTCAAGGTATGCTACTTTGAAGTTTTCGAAGCAAATTTTAGAGTTTGATATTGATGAAGTACTTTTACTAAGAGAGGCTATGTTGATTTTGAGGATCATACTTTATGAAATATTTTTTGTAAAAGAGAGTTGTACAAAATTGTCCCATcaaatttaatttgttttggtTGAACCAAGAACAAAGTGTTTTATGATTTCTAACCCATGTGTGCTTGGTGAGCCTATATTATCCTTGCTTGTGGTTATATTTCTAACGGAAATTGAAATGCAAGGTACGCACTATGGTAAGAAGATCTAATTGGGACATGTAATGATCCTTGATGATTGAAATGTCAAGGGGGATAGCTTCATGCCCATTTGAGTAGAGTAACAAGCATTACTTGCTTATCTCTATGACATGTGTTGTAATATAATGCTTGAATGAGGTTGAGTCTTTGAACTCTTATTGGTAAAGTGATAGTTGAGATGCACTTTAAGAGAACCACCGCTTGTATGAGGGTTGACTTGTATAAACTCTGAATGAATCTAACATATTGAAATGGACGCATTCAACTTGTGCATTCACCAACAAAATTATTTGAGAGGTtgaacattatattatgttcttaATGAATCTATGGTCTTGTGGGGGTTAATATAGCTACGGGGTAGCTCTTGATGGTTCACTAAAAGTTAACATATTTTAACCCTATTGACTAAGTGCTATTTTGAGAAGCACTTGAGGATTTACCTACGTGGTTGTATGGAAACTTGGGCGGTTTCCTATATCTTCCATGAGAACTAAGGTAAACGTATGGCTTAAAACGCGTACACTTTGCGGAATTCACATAATCTGTGGAGTAAGGTATGTGCTGTGGGGGCGTGACATAAATCTTAGAGTTTCAAGGTTAGTCCACTCTTTGATAAAAAACTTGAGGGTTTCAAGGTTCGTCCACCCTTGGGTTTGTAAGTCATAGTTCACTTCACTAAGCATTTGGTTTCAATTTACTTTAAGTAACACCAAATGTTATATATTAAGCTCCTCTTATGCCCAATATTTTTCTCTTGCATTCGGTATCTTTTCTCATCTTTAGTGGGGGACtgttggaatttaaagatggaaaagtgcGCCGAAAACCTGCAGaaaacctgcctgccaggttttccaaaaccggcaAGTTTCAAGCGCAAGTGAAAATTCGGAGTTAAAAAGACCTTTCTTGaattcactagaggaaaaaacttgataagttgctcttaaaagtggcttataagttgcccttcgtaagtgccaccaatgggggggggggtcacttttgtaaaattatcaaaagttgcccttaaaaagggcaacttataatcttataaggtgcccttgtttgcaacaagggcaccttatgtgaaacttataaggtgtctttgttgcaacaagggcaccttataagctgcacataagttgcccttgttgcaaacaagggcaacttttgagtttttttttaaaaaaaaaaaaaaaaaaatctgcaatataattcctaatattctgcaatataatttctgattttgcaatataatttgtatttcatcaaacatcagcttgacattctcaaaaatgatataaatttcaaatttccaataatattaccgaaataattcaaatgtaattaattaaatcgataaataacaaaataatgtaagagtcacgaataactacaagtccgctctatttattacattgagggtagttcacaatcgttgaagtaaatagcccacttgtctcgaacttcatccaactcctttttggtaaagggcccctcccttggtgttttgaaaacctttaaaagaacaccgtacatgcaaaccaataaattaaattaagtttcatatgcgaaaacaaaaattatattggtcgcgaAAACAATTATATTGGCAAAAAATGACACTTTTGAAcctaactaccaacaaacgaacctctttccacattctaaccctttttcacgatttatatgattagtcagatgattataagactcatttcaagttcgttatgcatgcatattggtcatttgggtcgatataggtcatttaagGCCAAAAATGCCATCTTTGATCCCAACTacgaacaaacgaacttatatccacattctaaacctttttcatgatttatatgattagttatatgattataagactcatttcaaattcgttatgcacacctatggttcatttgggtcgatataggtcatttatggtaaaaaatggcattttcgatcccaactaccaacaaacaaacctatatccacattctaaacctttttaatgattcatatgattagttatatgtttatgaaactcatttcaagttcgttatgcacgcctaatggtcatttgggtcgatataggtcatttatggccaaaaatggcattttcgatcccaactaccaacaaacgaacctatttccatattctaaacgtttttcatgattcatatgattagttatatgattataagactcatttcaagttcgttatgcacgcctaagggtcatttgggtcgatataggtcatttatggccaaaaatggcattttcgatctcaactaccaacaaacgaacctagaTATATGATGCTTAGCAATATGATCCTCGACTACAATATATGATGAAAAGTACCTGTTCGACAACCTTCTCCAGATAATAGAATGCTTGCTGAGATGATTGAATATAGTCATTCTGCCATAATAAAGTGAAAAATACTTCAATATcagatttttaaaataaaatttaccaACTTAATTTCGGAATCAAATgtttaaatgaattcaaattgaagaaatcaACAGCAGCATTAACAAGAAATATTTACCACTCCTCACTCCTCAGTACCATACATATTTTGAATACATTTAGTGAGTGATCAGAAGATATCCCAACGAGGATCAGCTACTCTACACTTTTTTTAAGACCTCGGACTCGGAATAAAACTTATACGAACTGAGATTACCTGGTGGCCTGGTGCACATAATACAAGAACTAACATAAGGCTGATAATTTTAACGCATCTTACCTCAAACACGCCAATCAAATTTTGCATGATTCCCATTTGTGAAAACACTACCCAAACTATTCAGGCACCATAGAGACACTAGTGCCAAAAACATAGAAAACAATTAATATTGGAAAGCAAACTAAGAGGTTGTAACTTCAGGCCTTGATGGTATTTTGGAGGGTTTTAAGAGAGAAACTAGTTCAAAGATTTTACTACAAGGGTAATTATTGTTTTAAGTCTGGACCTACCATGGACGAGGGTACTACAGTTCCAGAGACCATCCCTACCATTCAAATCATTATATGTAATTGCTAACTTCAACACAAAGAgttctctcctcttttttttcttaattaaacACGCATTCAATGTCCTCCTAACTGCTGCACTCCAGCGTTAGCCAATGCCAAATTCTATATCTAATTAGGGACTTATTGCTGAACCCTAAGAAAACcaagtttttttttcaaattataACCCCCGTAGGACCTCCTCCGGGAGAAAGGTCAGGCCAATGAGGATGGCCAAGGGACAGGACTCTATTTGCATCCTAGTTGCTCTGGTTGATTGTGATAAAATCCCTTCTTGCACCCCTTGAATCATGATAATTTCAAGCAAAAAAATGCAAATATGCTTTGAACATTTTTGCAGAGTGAAGTAGTGGCAATATTTTCTACATATGGATAGTGTTCATGGAAATCAGCCTTTACAATGTGGTGAAAGGTCCAGTGGCAGAATGAAGACACTTTTGGTCAATACAGAAAACAAGAGCTTAGCGACTAATATCCTAGTTTGACAAAGAGGCATCTCAAAAAGAATGGATATAGAGAAAGGAAGAAGGAGAAAAAGCAAGTAACCCCATtccccccccacccccaccccccccccccaaaaaaaagttatttgcCACACCCCAATCATCTGAAGGATATTAGACTGTATTTCTGCATGGCCATTTTCCTTCAAACATCCCCGATATACCGTGCTTCGAATTACATGAAAAGTCCCGGTCCCGAACTGAGAGGCTTTTTTAGCAAGATATCCTTAAAGTAGAAAGGACTGGAAATAACTTACAATAGCACACCAATTATGACATAAAAGAAACAACATGAGTTGAAAACTTGAATGAACCAACCTCTACTCTTAAGCGGCCACCTAACTCGTATAGTGCATCAGGATTCCCATTTCGGCAGCTTCAACCAGCAAAGCAGCTCATCTGACAGAAAGAAATTTTTTAAGGAGATCACTATTGGTGAAACCACCATTTCTATGTCCTATCTAAAGAAAGACTGTAACAATTGAGATGGCTGACTAAGGATCTTAAAAACATGTTAAGAAACAACGAATCTACTCAGCAAGAGAAGAGACAACATCAAGCATCAAGCACAATTCTACAGGTCTTTTTTTGTTTACTCTAAATAATTTTCTTATCAGGGTCTTAGAGATAAAACCAGTGTTTCAGTAGCATGATTAAGACAAAGATTGCAGTTAACACATAAAAAGTAATCACGTCTCGAATGTAACTCACACTGCTTTGCATGCCCCTGGGACATGGTATTTAAGGTCTAGCTTGGACAACCAGTAGCGTGCATTGGTATTTGAATTGTTAACTTCTAAAGCCAACTCAAAATTATCCTTAGCACCTTGGTATAGCATACAATTAAATCAGATAGAAGCATACGAAACTTTGCAAATCCATCACAATGTAAGTCTAATTAAAAACAAGTATTATCGATTCGCAACAGAATGCTTGAGACATAAAAGGGTTTAGGAAATATTTCAAGTTTGGAACGCATTCAAGTGAGATGTCTTTAAACATAGTCATATACTTCATGCATTAGCAAACATGAGGTCTAAAAGGACCAGAAAGACCGAAAAACAAGCACTCACCCTGAGAAGAGGAATGAGACGCTTGTCATTAAGTTCACAATAATCAATGACTCTATCAACTTCTTTCATAGCACTCCACCCTTTTGCTATAAACTCCATAGCTTTCTTATTTCTGCTGTGAATCCCTCTCTGATTCATTCAATTTTACTATATATTAGGACAAAGATAAACTGAAAGTACATTGCAACTTTGCAGGATAACTTACCGATTGATTGAACCCAGAAAGCCTGGAATTCAATCTCACAGTCTCCTTCAACAAAAATGATCGCAACATCCTTTCTGAAGGGGGCAAAAAGGAAGAAAATGCATCAAAAGAGAACAACCCAGAAACCAAGAGTACACCAACAATTTTTCAATACTAACTAAAAGGGTATTcgtaaaatcacaaaataaaagACAAGcacaataaaacaaaataaagacCACGACTTTGGTTCAGGAATTTTATCAAACACATGGTGGGCAAGTTTCTAATGAGGGAATCAAACAGTCAACTCAGCTACTGGAATCTTCCAATTTCAATGACTTCCCGGTTGTAAGAAAAAGAcaattttaatttggaaatgATGACTGCAGAACAATTATGAAGGAATTTGACGTTC
This genomic stretch from Spinacia oleracea cultivar Varoflay chromosome 3, BTI_SOV_V1, whole genome shotgun sequence harbors:
- the LOC130470553 gene encoding uncharacterized protein isoform X1 codes for the protein MLHHLSERMLRSFLLKETVRLNSRLSGFNQSRGIHSRNKKAMEFIAKGWSAMKEVDRVIDYCELNDKRLIPLLRNDYIQSSQQAFYYLEKVVEQVFKTPREGPFTKKELDEVRDKWAIYFNDCELPSM
- the LOC130470553 gene encoding uncharacterized protein isoform X2 — encoded protein: MLRSFLLKETVRLNSRLSGFNQSRGIHSRNKKAMEFIAKGWSAMKEVDRVIDYCELNDKRLIPLLRNDYIQSSQQAFYYLEKVVEQVFKTPREGPFTKKELDEVRDKWAIYFNDCELPSM